The Nocardioides salarius genome includes a region encoding these proteins:
- a CDS encoding CPBP family intramembrane glutamic endopeptidase, which translates to MARWAEPLVQPEERLPDHRLPYHRLLSAAPRRGWWTLLGVAVLGVLFIALQLVITLALTLWLVLGGLDVGTAFERVTGQGEVMPSFLALVNLGWAVTIPVALGIVWVVHGVSPGWLSSVARRLRWGWMLTCFGLSFVALVATMVVSALVPVQESVAIDGGLNDFTRTTRDFLLVVVLLTPLQAAGEEYAFRGYLTQSFGAVLSRWPRVSVTMAVVVPAVVFALFHGVQDPPVFVDRLAFGLVAGALVVLTGGLEAGIAMHVLNNFLAFGIALAFSDMTTALNPTGGTWWSLPVTMTQSLVYLGVVVWWARRRGIATSAGAGEVAVLAARRSRV; encoded by the coding sequence GTGGCGCGCTGGGCTGAGCCGCTCGTGCAACCCGAGGAGCGCCTGCCCGACCACCGGCTGCCCTACCACCGGCTGCTGAGTGCTGCCCCGCGTCGGGGGTGGTGGACGCTGCTCGGGGTCGCGGTGCTCGGTGTGCTGTTCATCGCCCTGCAGCTGGTCATCACGCTGGCCCTGACCCTGTGGCTGGTCCTCGGTGGGCTCGACGTCGGTACGGCCTTCGAGCGGGTCACCGGCCAGGGCGAGGTGATGCCGTCGTTCCTGGCGCTGGTCAACCTGGGCTGGGCGGTGACCATCCCGGTTGCCCTGGGCATCGTGTGGGTGGTGCACGGGGTCTCGCCGGGCTGGTTGTCGTCGGTGGCCCGGCGGCTGCGCTGGGGCTGGATGCTGACCTGCTTCGGACTCTCGTTCGTCGCCCTGGTCGCGACGATGGTCGTCTCGGCGCTCGTGCCCGTGCAGGAGAGCGTGGCGATCGACGGTGGGCTCAACGACTTCACCCGCACCACCCGCGACTTCCTGCTCGTGGTGGTGCTGCTGACCCCGTTGCAGGCCGCAGGGGAGGAGTACGCGTTCCGCGGCTACCTGACCCAGTCCTTCGGTGCCGTGCTCTCGCGCTGGCCCCGGGTGTCGGTGACGATGGCCGTCGTGGTGCCCGCCGTGGTCTTCGCCCTGTTCCACGGGGTGCAGGACCCGCCGGTCTTCGTGGACCGGCTGGCCTTCGGGCTGGTGGCCGGCGCGCTGGTGGTGCTCACGGGAGGCCTCGAGGCCGGCATCGCCATGCACGTGCTCAACAACTTCCTGGCCTTCGGGATCGCGCTGGCCTTCAGCGACATGACCACCGCGCTCAACCCCACCGGCGGCACCTGGTGGAGCCTGCCGGTCACGATGACCCAGAGCCTGGTCTACCTCGGAGTGGTCGTCTGGTGGGCCCGCAGGCGGGGGATCGCCACCTCGGCGGGCGCCGGCGAGGTGGCCGTTTTGGCTGCCCGGCGCAGCCGCGTGTAA
- a CDS encoding 3-methyladenine DNA glycosylase translates to MEVLEREEWQARAASHAARVDAYVTPHLERREARVKHPVHDFLFTYYSQRPAQLRRWHPGVGTALADAPEYAGLKGYASTDGAVAVSAEHVERQRPLLEATRRLLRATAGRPAQLGCFGLHEWAMVYRLADDETRHADWPLRLGNEGTDAVVESHRISCSHFDAFRFFTEPARPLNTLSPAVDDRADFEQPGCLHAGMDLYKHAFRLSPMVPSDLVADCFELAREIRVLDMRAAPYDLSGLEVDGRPFTPVRIETAEGKREYAAAQAGFAERAAPLRARLLTHCDHLVQDRDLRGTNARRLDA, encoded by the coding sequence GTGGAGGTGCTCGAGCGCGAGGAGTGGCAGGCGCGGGCCGCGTCACACGCGGCCCGGGTCGACGCCTACGTGACCCCGCACCTGGAGCGTCGCGAGGCCCGGGTCAAGCACCCGGTGCACGACTTCCTGTTCACCTACTACTCCCAGCGCCCGGCCCAGCTGCGCCGCTGGCACCCGGGCGTGGGCACCGCGCTGGCCGACGCGCCGGAGTACGCCGGCCTGAAGGGCTACGCGAGCACCGACGGGGCCGTGGCGGTCAGCGCCGAGCACGTCGAGCGGCAGCGCCCGCTGCTGGAGGCCACCCGCCGGCTGCTGCGCGCCACGGCCGGGCGTCCGGCCCAGCTGGGCTGCTTCGGCCTGCACGAGTGGGCGATGGTCTACCGCCTCGCCGACGACGAGACCCGGCACGCCGACTGGCCGCTGCGCCTGGGCAACGAGGGCACCGACGCCGTGGTCGAGTCGCACCGCATCTCCTGCAGCCACTTCGACGCCTTCCGGTTCTTCACCGAGCCGGCCCGCCCGCTCAACACCCTCTCCCCCGCCGTCGACGACCGCGCCGACTTCGAGCAGCCGGGCTGCCTGCACGCCGGCATGGACCTCTACAAGCACGCCTTCCGGCTGAGCCCGATGGTGCCCTCCGACCTGGTGGCCGACTGCTTCGAGCTGGCCCGCGAGATCCGGGTCCTCGACATGCGCGCAGCGCCGTACGACCTCAGCGGGCTCGAGGTGGACGGGCGCCCCTTCACGCCGGTGCGCATCGAGACCGCCGAGGGCAAGCGCGAGTACGCCGCCGCGCAGGCCGGCTTCGCGGAGCGGGCGGCCCCGCTGCGCGCGCGCCTGCTCACCCATTGTGACCATCTGGTCCAGGATCGCGACCTGCGCGGCACGAACGCGCGTAGGCTCGACGCATGA
- a CDS encoding alpha/beta fold hydrolase — MSAVSRHAVSVTGRPEAPPMLFVHGFGCDQHMWRHVAPAFEETRRVVLMDLMGAGASDLSAYDEQRYGTLEGYADDITQVVRDLDLRDVVLVGHSVAAMLVAMTAVAEPERVAGLVMVAPSPRYVDAPGYTGGFAEEDIDELLDSLASNYLGWSSAMAPAIMGNADRPELGAELTESFCRMDPEVARRFADATFRSDHRDLLPQVDVPTLVLQCTDDVIAPVAVGEYVAQHLPQGSLVMLEATGHCPNLSAPDATGRAIADFVGDLDAVTA, encoded by the coding sequence ATGAGTGCCGTCAGCCGCCACGCCGTGTCCGTGACCGGTCGGCCCGAGGCACCCCCGATGCTCTTCGTGCACGGCTTCGGCTGCGACCAGCACATGTGGCGCCACGTGGCTCCGGCGTTCGAGGAGACCCGCCGCGTCGTCCTGATGGACCTCATGGGGGCCGGCGCCTCCGACCTGTCGGCCTACGACGAGCAGCGCTACGGCACCCTCGAGGGCTACGCGGACGACATCACCCAGGTGGTGCGCGACCTCGACCTGCGCGACGTGGTGCTGGTGGGCCACTCGGTCGCCGCGATGCTCGTGGCGATGACCGCCGTCGCCGAGCCGGAGCGGGTGGCCGGCCTGGTGATGGTCGCGCCCTCCCCGCGCTACGTCGACGCGCCCGGCTACACCGGCGGCTTCGCCGAGGAGGACATCGACGAGCTGCTCGACTCGCTGGCCAGCAACTACCTGGGCTGGTCGTCGGCGATGGCCCCGGCCATCATGGGCAACGCCGACCGCCCCGAGCTCGGCGCCGAGCTCACCGAGAGCTTCTGCCGCATGGACCCCGAGGTGGCACGTCGCTTCGCCGACGCCACCTTCCGCTCCGACCACCGCGACCTGCTGCCGCAGGTCGACGTGCCGACGCTGGTGCTGCAGTGCACCGACGACGTGATCGCGCCCGTCGCCGTCGGCGAGTACGTCGCCCAGCACCTGCCGCAGGGTTCGCTGGTGATGCTCGAGGCGACCGGTCACTGCCCCAACCTCAGCGCCCCCGACGCCACCGGACGAGCCATCGCGGACTTCGTGGGCGACCTCGACGCCGTGACGGCGTGA
- a CDS encoding fumarylacetoacetate hydrolase family protein: MRIARFTTGEDPLYGVVTGELDELGQPSEDSVVVALAGDPLYVGVKLLDQQFRLPDVRLLAPVLPRSKVVGIGRNYAAHAAELGNDVPSEPMMFLKPNTSVVGPGDPVFYPPQTQDLHYEGELAVVIGRICRDVPAERATDVIHGYTVANDVTARDLQRRDGHFTRAKGFDSFCPLGPWIETDLDPQTFKDGVRLQTFLNGEVVQDGSTADMVFDIPALVAHVSSIMTLLPGDVILTGTPEGVGPMEVGDEVEISIDGLGTLTNKVATR, translated from the coding sequence GTGCGCATCGCGAGATTCACCACCGGCGAGGACCCGCTCTACGGCGTGGTCACAGGCGAGCTCGACGAGCTCGGGCAACCGAGCGAGGACAGCGTGGTCGTGGCCCTGGCCGGCGACCCGTTGTACGTCGGCGTCAAGCTGCTCGACCAGCAGTTCCGGCTGCCCGACGTGCGGCTGCTGGCCCCGGTGCTGCCGCGCAGCAAGGTGGTCGGCATCGGTCGCAACTACGCCGCCCACGCCGCCGAGCTGGGCAACGACGTGCCGAGCGAGCCGATGATGTTCCTCAAGCCCAACACCAGCGTGGTGGGCCCGGGCGACCCGGTCTTCTACCCGCCCCAGACCCAGGACCTGCACTACGAGGGCGAGCTCGCCGTGGTCATCGGGCGGATCTGCCGCGACGTCCCGGCCGAGAGGGCCACCGACGTCATCCACGGCTACACGGTCGCCAACGACGTGACCGCCCGCGACCTGCAGCGCCGCGACGGGCACTTCACCCGCGCCAAGGGCTTCGACTCCTTCTGCCCGCTCGGGCCGTGGATCGAGACCGACCTCGACCCCCAGACGTTCAAGGACGGCGTGCGCCTGCAGACCTTCCTCAACGGCGAGGTCGTCCAGGACGGCTCGACCGCCGACATGGTCTTCGACATCCCGGCGCTGGTCGCGCACGTCTCCAGCATCATGACGTTGCTCCCGGGCGACGTCATCCTCACCGGCACCCCCGAGGGTGTCGGTCCGATGGAGGTCGGTGACGAGGTCGAGATCTCGATCGACGGCCTCGGCACCCTCACGAACAAGGTGGCAACCCGATGA
- a CDS encoding polyprenyl synthetase family protein codes for MKAPTTDQALRRLLDEGRSRAQAVGPDHLRLWDALARGAEGGKRFRPALVVAAHDALDGTRRAAAVQVGAAVELLHTALVVHDDVIDGDEVRRGRPNVNGTFRARALAEGATSAGADTLGRTAGILAGDLALTAAVRAVATCGAPGAVTARLLDLLDEALHTTAAGELADVQLSLGLQDATPEESLAMAERKTSAYSFALPLQAGAVLAGADEETLRGLGEAGRVVGTSFQLVDDLLGVFGDPARTGKSSTSDLREAKQTPLLVHARSTPEWPLIQPLVGCDLGASQLAEVRSLLTRSGSRAFVEELAASHHAAAVLVVEGLGLPVEVLGPLASLHAALGDRGAAA; via the coding sequence GTGAAGGCACCCACCACCGACCAGGCCCTGCGCCGGTTGCTCGACGAAGGCCGCTCCCGGGCCCAGGCCGTCGGTCCCGACCACCTGCGGCTGTGGGACGCCCTGGCCCGCGGCGCCGAGGGCGGCAAGCGCTTCCGCCCCGCGCTCGTCGTCGCCGCCCACGACGCCCTCGACGGCACCCGTCGCGCCGCGGCGGTGCAGGTCGGCGCCGCCGTCGAGCTGCTGCACACGGCCCTGGTGGTCCACGACGACGTCATCGACGGCGACGAGGTGCGCCGCGGCCGGCCCAACGTCAACGGCACCTTCCGCGCCCGGGCGCTCGCCGAGGGCGCCACGTCCGCGGGCGCCGACACCCTGGGACGCACGGCAGGCATCCTGGCCGGCGACCTGGCCCTCACCGCCGCCGTGCGCGCGGTGGCCACCTGCGGCGCGCCCGGTGCGGTCACCGCACGCCTCCTGGACCTCCTCGACGAGGCCCTGCACACCACGGCGGCCGGCGAGCTCGCCGACGTCCAGCTCTCGCTGGGCCTGCAGGACGCGACCCCGGAGGAGAGCCTGGCGATGGCCGAGCGCAAGACCAGCGCCTACTCGTTCGCGCTGCCCCTGCAGGCCGGCGCCGTCCTGGCCGGGGCCGACGAGGAGACCCTGCGCGGGCTGGGGGAGGCCGGACGGGTCGTCGGCACCAGCTTCCAGCTGGTCGACGACCTGCTCGGGGTCTTCGGCGACCCGGCCCGCACCGGCAAGAGCTCCACGAGCGACCTGCGTGAGGCCAAGCAGACGCCGCTGCTGGTCCACGCGCGCTCCACCCCCGAGTGGCCCCTCATCCAGCCTCTCGTCGGGTGCGACCTCGGGGCGTCGCAGCTGGCCGAGGTCCGCAGCCTGCTCACGCGCTCGGGCTCGCGCGCCTTCGTCGAGGAGCTCGCGGCCTCGCACCACGCCGCCGCGGTGCTGGTCGTGGAGGGGCTGGGCCTGCCGGTCGAGGTGCTCGGGCCGTTGGCCTCGCTCCACGCGGCCCTGGGCGACCGCGGGGCGGCCGCGTGA
- a CDS encoding phytoene/squalene synthase family protein gives MTTRRDGRAARRAATLYDSLSEDSAGRVIRAFSSSFGLASRLLGEPVRTRVRNLYALVRVADEIVDNTDPGLGAEARATMLTWLHDDVRHAVEHGYSANLVVHAYARTARSCGIGADLVDPFFESMRADLETTEHTQASFERYVYGSAEVVGLMCLRVFLAETGPGRDAEYARLAPGAQRLGAAFQKVNFLRDLADDHDLLGRRYFPGLDVERFSDADRDRILDDIDQDLAAAAAVIPALPRSSRRAVGAAHATFAELCSRLRATPAPEIRRTRVRVPDPVKARLLAGALVRSRP, from the coding sequence GTGACGACGCGGCGGGACGGGCGTGCCGCACGTCGGGCGGCGACGCTCTACGACTCGCTGTCCGAGGACAGCGCGGGCCGCGTGATCCGCGCCTTCTCCAGCTCCTTCGGCCTGGCCTCCCGGCTGCTGGGGGAGCCGGTGCGCACGCGCGTGCGCAACCTCTACGCCCTGGTGCGCGTCGCCGACGAGATCGTCGACAACACCGACCCCGGCCTCGGCGCCGAGGCGCGCGCGACGATGCTCACCTGGTTGCACGACGACGTCCGGCACGCCGTCGAGCACGGCTACAGCGCCAACCTGGTGGTGCACGCCTATGCCCGCACCGCCCGCAGCTGTGGCATCGGCGCCGACCTCGTGGACCCGTTCTTCGAGTCCATGCGCGCCGACCTGGAGACCACCGAGCACACGCAGGCGAGCTTCGAGCGCTACGTCTACGGCTCGGCCGAGGTGGTGGGCCTGATGTGCCTGCGCGTCTTCCTCGCCGAGACCGGGCCCGGGCGTGATGCCGAGTACGCCCGCCTCGCCCCGGGCGCCCAGCGCCTCGGTGCGGCGTTCCAGAAGGTCAACTTCCTGCGCGACCTCGCCGACGACCACGACCTCCTGGGACGGCGCTACTTCCCCGGCCTGGACGTCGAGCGGTTCAGCGACGCCGACCGCGACCGGATCCTCGACGACATCGACCAGGACCTCGCCGCAGCCGCCGCCGTGATCCCCGCTCTGCCGCGCAGCAGCCGACGTGCCGTCGGGGCCGCCCACGCGACCTTCGCCGAGCTCTGCTCGCGCCTGCGCGCCACCCCCGCCCCCGAGATCCGCCGGACCCGGGTGCGGGTCCCCGACCCGGTGAAGGCCCGGCTGCTGGCCGGAGCCCTCGTCAGGAGCCGTCCATGA
- the crtI gene encoding phytoene desaturase family protein gives MTSLLPQRRAARHDGGPRRVVVVGGGIAGLATAALLASRGHSVDLLEKNDELGGRVGSIERDGFRFDTGASWYLMPEVFEHFFALLGTSAAAELDLTVLDPSYRVFFEGHPQPLDIRPDRAHNRAVFEAVEPGAGERFDAYLASAEETYDIALRRFLYSNFDSSASFLRTDVLRRTPRLSQLLTRSLGSHVASRFDDNRLRQVLGYPAVFLGSSPSRAPSMYHLMSSLDLGDRVLYPQGGFTRLVEVVADLARRHGARLHTGSAVTRILTGPAPRGSRAPVRGVEHTTPEGQPVTLEADVVVGAADLHHLETRLLPAELQSHPSSAWRRRSPGPGAVLAMLGVEGALPQLAHHSLFFTSDWEQNFGDIFGASARVPDPASIYVCKPSASDPTVAPEGCENLFVLVPVPADVGIGAGGDDGAGSETVERTVDAAVAQVAAWSGVPDLAGRVRVRHTVGPADFEQRYNSWRGGALGLEHTLRQSAFLRPGNVSSKVEGLLYAGASTVPGVGLPMCLISAELVLKRISGDRSSAPLPVAP, from the coding sequence ATGACCTCCCTGCTGCCCCAGCGCCGTGCCGCCCGCCACGACGGGGGGCCGCGCCGCGTCGTGGTGGTGGGTGGCGGGATCGCCGGGCTCGCGACCGCCGCGCTGCTCGCCTCGCGCGGACACAGCGTCGACCTGCTCGAGAAGAACGACGAGCTCGGCGGTCGCGTGGGCAGCATCGAGCGCGACGGGTTCCGCTTCGACACCGGCGCTTCCTGGTACCTGATGCCGGAGGTCTTCGAGCACTTCTTCGCCCTGCTCGGCACGTCCGCGGCGGCCGAGCTCGACCTGACCGTGCTCGACCCCAGCTACCGGGTCTTCTTCGAGGGCCACCCGCAGCCGCTCGACATCCGGCCCGACCGCGCCCACAACCGTGCCGTGTTCGAGGCGGTGGAGCCGGGGGCGGGGGAGCGGTTCGACGCCTACCTGGCCTCCGCCGAGGAGACCTACGACATCGCGCTGCGGCGCTTCCTCTACAGCAACTTCGACTCCTCGGCCTCGTTCCTGCGCACCGACGTGCTGCGCCGGACCCCGCGCCTGTCCCAGCTGCTGACGCGCTCGCTGGGCAGCCACGTGGCGAGCCGGTTCGACGACAACAGGCTGCGCCAGGTGCTGGGCTACCCGGCGGTGTTCCTGGGCTCCTCCCCGAGCCGGGCGCCGAGCATGTACCACCTGATGAGCAGTCTCGACCTGGGCGACCGGGTGCTCTACCCGCAGGGGGGCTTCACCCGGCTGGTCGAGGTGGTGGCCGACCTGGCCCGGCGCCACGGCGCACGCCTGCACACCGGCTCCGCCGTGACCAGGATCCTGACCGGCCCCGCCCCGCGCGGCTCCCGGGCGCCGGTGCGGGGGGTGGAGCACACGACGCCCGAGGGGCAGCCGGTCACCCTCGAGGCCGACGTGGTGGTCGGCGCGGCCGACCTGCACCACCTCGAGACCCGGCTCCTGCCGGCCGAGCTGCAGTCGCACCCCTCGAGCGCGTGGCGACGACGCTCCCCGGGTCCCGGCGCGGTGCTGGCCATGCTGGGCGTCGAGGGCGCGCTGCCGCAGCTGGCGCACCACTCGTTGTTCTTCACCTCCGACTGGGAGCAGAACTTCGGCGACATCTTCGGTGCGTCCGCACGGGTGCCCGACCCCGCCTCCATCTACGTCTGCAAGCCCTCGGCGAGCGACCCGACGGTCGCGCCCGAGGGGTGCGAGAACCTCTTCGTGCTGGTGCCGGTCCCGGCCGACGTCGGCATCGGCGCGGGTGGGGACGACGGCGCCGGCTCCGAGACCGTCGAGCGCACCGTCGACGCCGCGGTCGCCCAGGTGGCGGCCTGGTCGGGGGTCCCCGACCTCGCCGGGCGCGTCCGGGTGCGCCACACCGTCGGACCCGCCGACTTCGAGCAGCGCTACAACTCCTGGCGCGGCGGCGCGCTCGGCCTCGAGCACACGCTGCGCCAGAGCGCGTTCCTGCGCCCCGGCAACGTGTCGTCCAAGGTCGAGGGCCTCCTCTACGCCGGCGCCAGCACTGTGCCCGGTGTCGGCCTGCCGATGTGCCTGATCAGCGCCGAGCTCGTGCTCAAGCGGATCTCCGGCGACCGGTCCTCGGCCCCGCTCCCGGTGGCGCCATGA
- the gltX gene encoding glutamate--tRNA ligase, producing MSTPVRVRMAPSPTGSPHVGLVRTALFNFAFARHAALQGQDATFVLRIEDTDKERSTEESYQAILDLFRWIGLDWDEGVEKGGPYGPYRQSERGDLYRDVLAKLAASSHTYECFCTNEEVDARRKASGSKVMGYDGFCRDLSAEQRAAFEAEGRAPLVRFRMPDGSITWDDLVRGDVTFDTTHVPDFALCRANGDPLYTLTAPVDDATMHITHVLRGEDLLSSTPRQIALFEALKAIGVAGETPAYGHLPYVMGEGNKKLSKRDPQAHALAYRDQGFIPEGLMNYLALLGWAIAADRDVFSLEEMVEAFDIKDVNPNPARFDLKKADAINTSQMRRLSVEEITHRVLPFLKDAGVVGDPVGDADARLLELAMPLVAERINKLSEAPAMLGFLFVDEADFAIDPDDAAKLLTEDGLGVVRAALKAVEGLEQWSTAAIQDALQATLVDEMGLKPRNAFGPVRVAISGRRVSPPLFESMELLGRDRSLSRLRGALG from the coding sequence ATGAGCACCCCCGTCCGCGTCCGCATGGCCCCGTCCCCGACCGGCTCCCCGCACGTCGGGCTGGTCCGCACGGCGCTGTTCAACTTCGCCTTCGCCCGCCACGCGGCGCTGCAGGGCCAGGACGCCACCTTCGTGCTGCGCATCGAGGACACCGACAAGGAGCGCTCGACCGAGGAGTCCTACCAGGCCATCCTCGACCTGTTCCGCTGGATCGGTCTCGACTGGGACGAGGGCGTCGAGAAGGGCGGCCCCTACGGCCCCTACCGCCAGTCCGAGCGCGGCGACCTCTACCGCGACGTGCTCGCCAAGCTGGCTGCGTCCTCGCACACCTACGAGTGCTTCTGCACCAACGAGGAGGTCGACGCGCGCCGCAAGGCCTCGGGCTCGAAGGTGATGGGCTACGACGGCTTCTGCCGCGACCTCTCCGCCGAGCAGCGCGCCGCCTTCGAGGCCGAGGGCCGTGCCCCGCTGGTGCGCTTCCGGATGCCCGACGGCTCGATCACCTGGGACGACCTGGTGCGCGGCGACGTCACCTTCGACACCACCCACGTGCCCGACTTCGCGCTGTGCCGGGCCAACGGCGACCCGCTCTACACGCTCACCGCGCCCGTCGACGACGCGACGATGCACATCACCCACGTGCTGCGCGGCGAGGACCTGCTCTCCTCGACCCCGCGCCAGATCGCGCTCTTCGAGGCGCTCAAGGCGATCGGCGTCGCCGGGGAGACCCCTGCCTACGGCCACCTCCCCTACGTGATGGGCGAGGGCAACAAGAAGCTCTCCAAGCGCGACCCCCAGGCGCACGCGCTGGCCTACCGCGACCAGGGCTTCATCCCCGAGGGCCTGATGAACTACCTGGCCCTGCTGGGCTGGGCGATCGCCGCCGACCGCGACGTCTTCAGCCTCGAGGAGATGGTCGAGGCCTTCGACATCAAGGACGTCAACCCCAACCCGGCGCGCTTCGACCTCAAGAAGGCCGACGCCATCAACACCTCGCAGATGCGCCGGCTGTCGGTCGAGGAGATCACCCACCGGGTGCTGCCCTTCCTCAAGGACGCCGGTGTGGTCGGCGACCCGGTCGGCGACGCCGACGCGCGGCTGCTCGAGCTGGCGATGCCCCTGGTCGCCGAGCGCATCAACAAGCTCAGCGAGGCCCCGGCCATGCTCGGCTTCCTCTTCGTCGACGAGGCCGACTTCGCCATCGACCCCGACGACGCCGCCAAGCTGCTCACCGAGGACGGCCTGGGCGTCGTGCGCGCGGCGCTCAAGGCCGTCGAGGGGCTGGAGCAGTGGTCGACCGCGGCCATCCAGGACGCCCTGCAGGCCACGCTGGTCGACGAGATGGGTCTCAAGCCGCGCAACGCCTTCGGGCCGGTGCGGGTGGCGATCTCGGGACGCCGGGTCAGCCCGCCGCTGTTCGAGTCGATGGAGCTGCTCGGGCGCGACCGGTCGCTGTCGCGGCTGCGTGGCGCGCTGGGCTGA